The Sulfitobacter sp. DSM 110093 genome includes a window with the following:
- a CDS encoding ABC transporter ATP-binding protein, protein MSLILKNVSKTVSGQTHIHPTDLTLEKGTMNVLLGPTSAGKTSLMRLMAGLDVPNTGQVIWNGEDVTGMRVQDRKVAMVYQQFINYPSMTVYDNIASPMKLVGKSKDEIDRAVRETAELMQLTPMLDRKPLELSGGQQQRCALARALVKNAGLVLLDEPLANLDYKLREELRAEIPRIFERAGSIFVYATTEPEEALLLGGNTATLWEGRVTQFGLTPSVYRRPENATTARVFSDPPMNFLSMTKSGNTLRFDGGEMPAPATMASLKDGEYTAGFRPNHLTLSAQAPEAIGFDAVLNVTEITGSETFVHLDYHGAKWVGLVHGIQHLQPGQPLPVYLDPAHIYLFDANGALVSAAPYAEAA, encoded by the coding sequence GTGAGTTTGATCCTAAAAAACGTGTCGAAAACGGTGAGCGGTCAAACGCATATTCACCCGACCGACCTGACCTTGGAAAAGGGCACGATGAACGTGCTTTTGGGGCCGACATCTGCGGGCAAGACGTCGTTGATGCGGCTGATGGCGGGGCTTGATGTGCCCAATACGGGGCAGGTGATCTGGAACGGCGAAGATGTCACCGGGATGCGCGTCCAAGACCGCAAGGTGGCGATGGTCTACCAGCAGTTCATCAACTACCCTTCGATGACCGTTTACGACAACATCGCCTCGCCGATGAAGCTGGTCGGTAAGTCAAAGGACGAGATCGACCGCGCCGTGCGCGAGACGGCTGAACTGATGCAGTTGACCCCGATGCTCGACCGCAAACCGCTGGAGCTTTCGGGCGGTCAGCAACAGCGCTGCGCCTTGGCGCGGGCGCTGGTGAAAAACGCAGGTCTCGTGCTGCTGGATGAGCCGTTGGCGAACCTCGACTACAAGCTGCGCGAAGAACTCCGCGCCGAGATTCCGCGCATCTTTGAACGCGCCGGGTCGATCTTTGTCTATGCCACGACAGAGCCGGAAGAGGCGCTGCTTTTGGGCGGCAACACCGCGACGCTTTGGGAGGGCCGCGTCACGCAATTCGGCCTGACGCCAAGCGTCTACCGTCGGCCTGAGAATGCCACGACGGCGCGGGTCTTCTCCGACCCGCCGATGAACTTCCTTAGCATGACCAAATCGGGCAACACGCTGCGGTTTGACGGCGGTGAGATGCCCGCGCCTGCCACGATGGCAAGTCTGAAAGACGGTGAATATACCGCCGGTTTCCGCCCCAACCACCTGACGCTAAGCGCGCAGGCTCCTGAGGCGATCGGCTTTGACGCGGTGCTGAATGTGACCGAGATCACGGGCTCGGAGACGTTTGTCCACCTCGACTATCACGGCGCGAAATGGGTCGGGCTGGTGCATGGCATCCAGCATCTGCAACCCGGCCAGCCGCTGCCGGTCTATCTGGATCCGGCACATATTTATCTCTTTGACGCGAACGGGGCGCTCGTCTCTGCCGCGCCCTATGCGGAGGCGGCATAA
- the glpD gene encoding glycerol-3-phosphate dehydrogenase — protein MNQQPDSHVATAPVDLFVIGGGINGAGIARDAAGRGLSVTLAEMNDLASATSSASTKLFHGGLRYLEYFEIGLVRHALTEREVLLKAMPHISWPMRFVLPYHRDMRFEGDTPTSKLLRLFMPWMRGRRPAWLIRLGLFLYDNLGGREVLPATRSLSLQGTPEGAPLEDRFEKAFEYSDCWIEDSRLVVLNARDAELRGARIMTQTKVISAQREADCWAVTVEHGQDGPQEVIQAKMLVNAGGPWVGEIIHNTARLNSSEGVRLVRGSHIVTKRLYDHDKCYFFQGTDGRIIFTIPYEQDFTLIGTTDADHPDPSVTPECTPEEQDYLINFVNGYLKQDITRADIVWTYSGVRPLYDDGASSATAATRDYTLKVDETGGAPILNVFGGKITTYRKLAEDALDLIAPHFDELSGHWTAGVALPGGDFPVDGVAQLIARLKADYDFLDESWAARLIRAYGTDAWVLLGESKTLADMGEHFGATLTAREVAWLMNKEYALSAEDVVWRRSKLGLRMDEAQIARLDEWMQMRAAKQAASAAE, from the coding sequence GTGAACCAACAGCCCGATAGCCATGTGGCCACGGCTCCGGTCGATCTTTTCGTCATCGGCGGCGGAATCAACGGTGCCGGTATCGCCCGCGACGCCGCGGGTCGCGGTCTTAGCGTGACCTTGGCCGAGATGAACGATCTAGCGTCTGCAACATCATCGGCATCGACCAAACTGTTCCACGGCGGTCTGCGGTATCTTGAATATTTCGAGATTGGCCTCGTACGCCACGCCCTGACCGAGCGTGAAGTGCTGCTGAAAGCGATGCCGCATATCTCTTGGCCGATGCGGTTTGTGCTGCCCTATCACCGTGACATGCGGTTTGAAGGGGACACGCCGACCTCCAAGCTGCTGCGGTTGTTCATGCCGTGGATGCGGGGCCGCCGTCCGGCTTGGCTTATCCGCTTGGGTCTGTTTCTTTACGACAATCTGGGTGGACGCGAGGTTCTTCCGGCGACGCGCAGCCTGTCATTGCAGGGCACTCCAGAGGGCGCGCCTCTGGAAGACCGATTTGAAAAGGCGTTCGAATATTCCGATTGCTGGATCGAGGATTCGCGCCTTGTGGTCCTGAACGCCCGCGACGCAGAACTGCGCGGCGCACGCATTATGACGCAGACCAAAGTAATCTCGGCCCAACGCGAAGCGGATTGCTGGGCCGTGACGGTTGAGCATGGCCAAGACGGTCCCCAAGAGGTGATCCAAGCGAAGATGCTGGTCAACGCGGGCGGCCCGTGGGTGGGCGAGATCATCCACAACACCGCGCGGCTGAACTCTTCCGAAGGGGTGCGGCTGGTGCGCGGCAGCCATATCGTGACCAAACGGCTTTACGATCACGACAAATGCTACTTCTTCCAAGGCACCGATGGGCGGATCATTTTCACGATCCCCTATGAGCAGGATTTCACCCTAATCGGCACCACGGATGCGGACCACCCCGATCCATCCGTCACCCCGGAATGCACCCCCGAAGAGCAGGATTACCTGATCAACTTCGTAAACGGCTATCTCAAGCAGGACATCACCCGCGCTGACATCGTTTGGACCTACTCCGGCGTCCGCCCGCTGTATGATGACGGGGCCAGCAGCGCCACGGCGGCCACGCGGGACTATACGCTCAAGGTGGACGAAACGGGCGGCGCGCCGATCCTAAATGTCTTTGGCGGCAAGATCACCACATACCGCAAACTGGCCGAAGACGCGCTGGATCTGATCGCCCCGCATTTCGACGAGTTGTCGGGCCATTGGACCGCTGGCGTTGCCTTGCCGGGCGGTGATTTTCCGGTGGATGGGGTAGCGCAACTGATCGCGCGCCTGAAAGCGGACTACGACTTCCTAGATGAAAGCTGGGCAGCGCGGCTGATCCGGGCCTATGGTACAGATGCATGGGTGCTGCTGGGTGAGTCCAAGACGCTCGCGGACATGGGGGAGCATTTCGGCGCGACCCTCACGGCGCGTGAGGTCGCTTGGCTGATGAACAAAGAGTATGCTCTCAGCGCAGAAGACGTCGTTTGGCGCCGCAGCAAGCTGGGCCTGCGAATGGATGAGGCGCAGATCGCGCGTCTTGATGAATGGATGCAGATGCGCGCGGCGAAACAAGCCGCCTCTGCAGCGGAATGA
- a CDS encoding DeoR/GlpR family DNA-binding transcription regulator produces the protein MSQTFRHPDILEIARREGKVTVDGLAEHFGVTHQTIRRDLTELADSGKLERVHGGAVLPSGASNIGYAERRNLHEDAKNRIARACAEHIPDGCSVFLNIGTSTEAVARALLHHRDLMVVTNNMNVANILVDNPECRIVLTGGALRRVDGGLVGNLTIETIRQFKFDIAVIGCSAMDADGDLLDFDIEEVGVSQCIIAQSRKTFLVTDHSKFKRSAPARIASAREVDMFFTDLPLPTGLMDKCTSWETEVIYAPEV, from the coding sequence ATCTCACAGACATTCCGCCATCCAGACATACTTGAAATCGCCCGGCGCGAGGGCAAGGTCACCGTCGACGGGCTGGCCGAACATTTCGGCGTCACCCATCAAACCATCAGACGCGACCTCACCGAACTGGCAGATAGTGGCAAGTTAGAGCGGGTGCACGGCGGCGCGGTGCTGCCTTCGGGAGCAAGCAACATCGGCTATGCCGAGCGGCGCAACCTGCATGAAGACGCCAAAAACCGCATCGCCCGCGCCTGCGCCGAACATATTCCGGATGGCTGCTCGGTTTTCTTGAATATCGGGACAAGTACCGAGGCCGTGGCCCGTGCGCTGTTGCATCACCGCGATCTGATGGTGGTGACGAACAACATGAATGTGGCGAACATCCTTGTCGATAATCCCGAGTGTCGCATCGTATTGACGGGCGGTGCACTGCGCCGCGTCGACGGCGGGCTGGTTGGCAACCTGACGATTGAAACGATTCGACAGTTCAAATTCGATATCGCAGTAATTGGCTGTTCGGCGATGGATGCAGATGGAGATCTGCTCGACTTTGACATTGAAGAAGTGGGCGTAAGCCAATGCATCATCGCACAGTCGCGCAAGACGTTTTTGGTGACCGATCATTCAAAGTTCAAACGCTCTGCGCCTGCGCGCATCGCCTCTGCCCGAGAGGTCGATATGTTTTTTACCGACCTTCCCCTGCCCACGGGACTAATGGACAAATGCACGAGTTGGGAGACTGAGGTGATCTATGCGCCAGAGGTGTGA
- a CDS encoding sugar ABC transporter permease has translation MNKTVNQKAWFLVLPVLILVAFSAVIPLMTVVNYSVQDTFGRNEFFWAGLEWFSDMLDSDRMWDALGRQLIFSGVILAIEIPLGIFVALNMPKNGFWASFCLVLMSLPLLIPWNVVGTIWQIFGRVDIGLLGYTLDKLGITYNYTQDITAAWITVVVMDVWHWTSLVALLAYAGLQSIPDAYYQAAKIDQASRWAVFRYIELPKMAGVLMIAILLRFMDSFMIYTEPFVVTGGGPGNATTFLSIDLVKMAIGQFDLGPAAAFSLMYFLVILLISWVFYTVMVNLDKRDGV, from the coding sequence ATGAACAAGACCGTCAACCAAAAGGCATGGTTCCTTGTCCTGCCCGTTCTGATCCTCGTGGCCTTTTCGGCTGTGATCCCGCTGATGACCGTGGTGAACTACTCGGTGCAAGACACCTTTGGCCGGAATGAGTTCTTCTGGGCCGGGCTTGAGTGGTTCTCCGACATGCTCGACAGCGACCGGATGTGGGATGCGCTTGGCCGTCAGTTGATCTTTTCGGGTGTCATTCTGGCGATCGAAATTCCGCTGGGCATCTTTGTTGCGCTGAACATGCCGAAAAACGGGTTCTGGGCCAGCTTTTGTCTGGTGCTCATGTCGCTGCCGCTGCTGATCCCGTGGAACGTGGTCGGCACCATCTGGCAGATCTTTGGCCGCGTCGACATTGGCCTTTTGGGCTACACGCTCGACAAGCTGGGCATCACCTATAACTACACCCAAGACATCACCGCCGCCTGGATTACCGTCGTGGTTATGGATGTTTGGCACTGGACTTCGCTGGTGGCGCTCTTGGCCTATGCCGGGCTGCAATCCATCCCGGACGCTTACTATCAGGCTGCCAAGATCGACCAAGCCAGCCGTTGGGCCGTGTTCCGCTATATCGAACTGCCTAAGATGGCAGGCGTGCTGATGATCGCGATTCTGCTGCGCTTTATGGACAGTTTCATGATCTATACAGAGCCGTTCGTCGTGACCGGAGGCGGGCCGGGCAATGCCACGACCTTCCTGTCGATCGACTTGGTGAAAATGGCCATTGGCCAGTTTGACCTCGGCCCCGCAGCGGCGTTCAGCCTGATGTATTTCCTCGTTATCCTGTTGATCTCATGGGTGTTCTACACCGTGATGGTCAACCTCGACAAAAGGGATGGTGTGTGA
- a CDS encoding DNA topoisomerase IB, with the protein MNAPSTLMYYPDSKPGIARRRCGRGFSYHAVDGRCIKDKAERDRLTQLAVPPAYEKVWISPHVNGHLQATGFDARGRKQYRYHPLWSEAQAQEKYASLPDFAETLPRLRRRVRRDLNGELGERDFALAAAVAMIDRLSLRVGNQVYTKTNRTYGTLTLKRRHLVLREGKLQASFIAKGGKRVRRQIAHRTLMRALEKIRDLPGADLLTWLDEEGEPRSLSSSALNDYIADAAGIEGFSAKTFRTWAGSVAAFGVAQAQEKPTIKGMAEAAAERLHNTPTIARNSYIHPQVIDLCLHPQDLPEPPDIDDMTQAERGLLAFLRARG; encoded by the coding sequence ATGAACGCACCATCCACGCTAATGTATTACCCCGATAGCAAGCCCGGCATCGCCCGCCGGCGGTGTGGGCGGGGGTTTTCCTACCATGCGGTCGATGGGCGTTGCATCAAGGACAAGGCTGAACGCGATCGATTGACACAATTGGCGGTGCCTCCGGCCTATGAAAAGGTGTGGATCAGCCCGCATGTGAATGGCCATCTGCAGGCCACAGGTTTCGATGCACGGGGACGTAAGCAGTACCGCTATCATCCGCTCTGGTCAGAGGCGCAGGCACAAGAGAAATACGCGAGCCTGCCCGATTTCGCCGAGACGCTGCCCCGCCTGCGCCGACGCGTGCGGCGTGATCTGAATGGAGAGTTGGGGGAGCGTGACTTCGCGCTGGCCGCCGCCGTGGCGATGATTGACCGTCTGTCGCTTCGGGTGGGCAATCAGGTCTATACCAAAACGAACCGCACGTATGGCACGTTAACGCTGAAACGGCGACACCTGGTGCTACGGGAGGGCAAGTTGCAGGCGTCTTTCATCGCAAAGGGCGGCAAGCGGGTGCGCCGACAGATTGCTCACCGAACCCTCATGCGCGCATTGGAAAAGATCCGCGACCTGCCGGGCGCTGATCTACTGACATGGCTTGATGAAGAGGGGGAGCCGCGCAGTTTGTCCTCCTCGGCCCTAAATGATTACATCGCCGATGCCGCTGGCATAGAAGGGTTCTCGGCCAAGACCTTTCGCACTTGGGCAGGATCGGTCGCGGCATTCGGCGTAGCGCAGGCCCAAGAAAAGCCTACCATCAAGGGCATGGCCGAAGCGGCAGCAGAGAGATTGCACAACACTCCCACCATTGCGCGTAACAGCTATATCCATCCGCAGGTGATTGACCTCTGCCTGCACCCTCAAGACTTGCCTGAGCCACCCGATATAGATGATATGACCCAGGCCGAACGCGGATTACTGGCATTTTTGCGCGCGCGGGGCTGA
- a CDS encoding DUF2160 domain-containing protein produces MSWMAWTMPTAIFFGVIALLLITFTILAIKFPETPRTGILRIETTRGDRLFITLLGSAFINLIWLGFEAGPQPYALLVCLAYAAAVFRWV; encoded by the coding sequence ATGTCTTGGATGGCTTGGACCATGCCCACCGCGATCTTCTTCGGTGTCATCGCGCTGTTACTCATCACTTTCACGATCCTCGCGATCAAATTTCCTGAGACGCCGCGCACCGGCATTCTTAGGATCGAAACAACCCGTGGTGACCGTCTGTTCATCACGCTTCTCGGCTCGGCCTTTATCAATTTGATCTGGCTGGGTTTCGAGGCGGGGCCGCAGCCCTATGCGCTGCTGGTCTGCCTTGCCTATGCCGCAGCCGTATTTCGCTGGGTCTAG
- a CDS encoding trehalose-6-phosphate synthase, with protein sequence MAGRLIVISNRIPSEAAPSGGLVFALHETLRKIGGVWIGSHPETTDNPAESLTKYGDQSEYARFSFSLSPEDYQNFYLGFSNSVLWPVCHRRGDLVELDRGFERGYSAVNARLAQQVIKIAGPEDMIWVHDYHFFPLATELRKLGFTGKIGFFLHIPFPALGDMGALPREANLAHWLADYDLVGLQTRADVARCLEMFRAETDSEFLMNGTIKCGARAVAVRSFPIGIDVETFVQAAQGGSEQDRLADDMAGDIVIGVDRLDYSKGLPNRFRAFGRYLETRDERERRVSMVQIAPPSREEVAAYRELRYELEELVGRVNGEHGEIDWTPLRYIHRNLDRDLLARLYRRARVGIVTPFADGMNLVAKEYIAAQDPEDPGVLILSHMAGAAEDLTDAILVNPYDIEDMSEALKTALALPLEERKRRHASCMAQVRATDVNRWSQTYVQALKNCAPMLVVKPPVREWSEA encoded by the coding sequence ATGGCTGGCAGATTAATTGTAATCTCAAATCGCATCCCTTCAGAGGCCGCCCCTTCTGGTGGATTGGTCTTTGCGCTTCACGAAACCCTGCGCAAAATCGGCGGCGTCTGGATTGGATCGCACCCTGAGACGACAGATAACCCAGCCGAAAGCCTGACGAAATATGGCGACCAAAGCGAATACGCGCGGTTCAGCTTCAGCCTAAGCCCAGAAGATTACCAAAACTTCTACCTTGGTTTTTCCAATTCCGTACTTTGGCCGGTCTGCCACCGCCGCGGTGATCTGGTCGAGCTCGACCGAGGGTTTGAACGGGGATATAGCGCCGTTAATGCGCGCCTTGCGCAGCAGGTGATAAAGATCGCCGGACCGGAAGATATGATCTGGGTCCATGACTATCATTTCTTCCCTTTGGCGACTGAGCTGCGCAAGCTTGGTTTTACTGGTAAGATCGGGTTTTTCCTGCATATTCCCTTCCCCGCCTTGGGTGATATGGGCGCCCTCCCGCGTGAGGCCAATTTGGCGCATTGGTTGGCGGATTATGATCTTGTCGGTCTGCAAACCCGCGCTGACGTGGCGCGCTGTCTTGAGATGTTCCGCGCCGAGACGGATTCCGAATTCCTGATGAACGGCACGATCAAATGCGGCGCGCGGGCAGTGGCGGTGCGGTCTTTCCCCATCGGGATCGACGTGGAAACCTTTGTTCAAGCCGCGCAGGGCGGCAGCGAACAAGACCGGCTGGCAGACGATATGGCGGGTGACATCGTCATCGGCGTTGACCGGCTGGACTATTCCAAAGGCTTGCCCAATCGGTTCCGTGCCTTCGGCCGCTATCTGGAAACCCGCGATGAACGTGAGCGCCGCGTGAGCATGGTGCAGATCGCCCCACCGAGCCGCGAAGAAGTCGCAGCGTATCGTGAGCTTCGCTACGAATTGGAAGAGTTGGTTGGCCGCGTGAATGGCGAACATGGAGAGATCGACTGGACCCCGTTGCGCTATATTCACCGGAACCTTGATCGCGACCTGCTGGCGCGGCTTTACCGCCGCGCGCGTGTGGGGATCGTCACCCCTTTTGCCGACGGGATGAACCTTGTGGCGAAGGAATATATCGCTGCGCAAGACCCCGAAGACCCCGGAGTGCTGATCCTTTCGCATATGGCCGGTGCCGCCGAAGATTTAACCGATGCGATCTTGGTCAACCCCTATGACATCGAAGATATGAGCGAGGCGCTAAAGACGGCACTGGCCCTTCCACTGGAAGAACGCAAACGCCGTCATGCAAGTTGCATGGCACAAGTGCGCGCCACGGATGTGAACCGCTGGAGCCAGACCTATGTTCAGGCGTTGAAAAACTGCGCACCGATGCTGGTCGTGAAACCTCCGGTACGAGAGTGGTCAGAGGCGTAG
- a CDS encoding carbohydrate ABC transporter permease produces MTDTTVQAPGAAPIPGDVTADKRARRSRFRPKGSVVVMTLYLLFLLLPIYWLINMSLKTNAEILGSFSLYPRDLTLANYAKILTDPSWYMGYVNSLIYVVLNTVISLAVALPAAYAFSRYSFMGDKHLFFWLLTNRMAPPAVFALPFFQLYSSVGLFDTHIAVALAHCLFNVPLAVWILEGFMRGVPKEIDETAYLDGYSFPRFFIRIFTPLIASGIGVAAFFCFMFSWVELLLSRTLTSVDAKPIAATMTRTVSASGLDWGVLAAAGVLTIVPGALVIYFVRNYIAKGFALGRV; encoded by the coding sequence ATGACCGACACAACCGTGCAAGCCCCCGGTGCCGCGCCCATTCCGGGTGACGTGACCGCCGACAAACGCGCCCGGCGCAGCCGCTTCCGGCCCAAAGGGTCTGTGGTGGTGATGACGCTCTACCTGCTTTTCCTACTGCTGCCAATTTACTGGCTGATCAACATGAGCCTGAAGACCAACGCCGAAATCCTCGGTTCCTTCTCGCTCTACCCGCGTGATTTGACGCTGGCGAACTACGCCAAGATCCTCACCGATCCAAGCTGGTACATGGGCTATGTCAACAGCCTGATCTATGTGGTGCTGAACACCGTGATCTCGCTCGCCGTGGCACTGCCGGCTGCCTATGCCTTTTCGCGTTACAGCTTTATGGGCGACAAGCATCTGTTCTTCTGGCTGCTGACCAACCGCATGGCCCCGCCTGCCGTATTTGCGCTGCCGTTCTTCCAGCTTTATTCCTCGGTGGGGCTCTTCGACACGCATATCGCCGTGGCGCTGGCGCATTGCCTGTTCAACGTGCCGCTGGCGGTCTGGATTTTGGAAGGTTTCATGCGCGGCGTGCCCAAGGAGATTGACGAGACCGCCTATCTCGACGGCTATTCCTTCCCGCGCTTCTTTATCCGCATCTTCACGCCCCTGATCGCAAGCGGCATCGGTGTCGCGGCCTTCTTCTGCTTCATGTTCTCATGGGTCGAATTGCTGCTGTCGCGGACGCTTACTTCGGTCGACGCGAAACCCATCGCCGCCACCATGACGCGCACCGTGAGCGCCTCGGGCCTCGACTGGGGCGTTCTGGCCGCCGCCGGGGTGCTCACAATCGTACCGGGCGCTTTGGTGATCTATTTCGTCCGCAACTACATCGCCAAGGGCTTTGCCCTCGGGCGCGTATAA
- a CDS encoding ABC transporter ATP-binding protein, producing the protein MAKITLDNLAHSYLPNPSSEDDFALKELNHDWIDGEAYALLGASGCGKSTLLNIISGLLQPSQGRILFNDVDVTHAPTAERNIAQVFQFPVVYDTMTVRDNLAFPLRNRGADASYVAERVQQIAQMIGMEDELNRKARGLTADAKQKISLGRGMVREDVNALLFDEPLTVIDPHMKWELRTQLKSLHHEFGHTMIYVTHDQTEALTFADKVVVMYDGRVVQIGTPQELFERPAHTFVGYFIGSPGMNLFDAQISGNAAQVAGKSINLNKTYAPKGGKTQLGVRPEFIRLNGEGLGLPAKVTRVEDVGRHKIIRLDVAGQPVSAIAEEGASVPSENTAISFDPAGINVYADDWRISAEGEAA; encoded by the coding sequence ATGGCCAAGATCACGCTTGATAACCTCGCGCATTCCTATCTGCCCAATCCGAGCAGTGAGGATGATTTCGCCCTCAAAGAATTGAACCACGATTGGATCGACGGCGAAGCCTATGCGCTTTTGGGTGCGTCCGGTTGCGGCAAGTCCACGCTGCTCAACATCATCTCGGGCCTGTTGCAGCCTTCGCAGGGTCGCATTCTGTTCAACGACGTGGACGTGACCCACGCGCCGACGGCAGAGCGCAACATCGCACAGGTGTTCCAGTTCCCGGTTGTCTACGACACGATGACCGTGCGCGATAACCTCGCCTTTCCGCTGCGCAACCGGGGCGCGGATGCCTCTTATGTTGCAGAGCGCGTGCAGCAGATCGCGCAGATGATCGGCATGGAAGACGAGCTGAATCGCAAGGCACGCGGCCTCACGGCGGATGCCAAGCAGAAGATTTCGCTGGGCCGGGGCATGGTACGCGAAGACGTGAACGCTCTGTTGTTCGATGAGCCGCTGACCGTGATCGACCCGCATATGAAATGGGAGCTGCGCACGCAGCTCAAATCGCTGCACCACGAGTTTGGCCACACAATGATCTATGTGACCCACGACCAGACCGAGGCGCTTACCTTCGCCGATAAGGTCGTGGTGATGTATGATGGCCGGGTGGTGCAGATCGGCACGCCGCAAGAGTTGTTCGAGCGGCCCGCGCATACCTTCGTGGGCTATTTCATCGGCTCGCCGGGGATGAACCTGTTTGATGCGCAGATCTCGGGCAATGCCGCGCAGGTCGCGGGCAAAAGCATCAACTTGAATAAAACTTACGCCCCTAAGGGCGGCAAAACCCAGCTAGGTGTCCGGCCCGAGTTTATCCGCCTCAACGGCGAAGGGCTGGGCCTGCCTGCCAAGGTAACCCGCGTCGAAGACGTGGGCCGCCACAAGATCATCCGCCTTGATGTGGCCGGCCAACCGGTCAGCGCCATCGCCGAAGAAGGCGCATCCGTGCCTAGTGAAAACACCGCGATCAGTTTCGATCCGGCGGGCATCAATGTCTATGCCGACGATTGGCGCATCAGCGCAGAGGGAGAGGCCGCATGA
- a CDS encoding exopolysaccharide biosynthesis protein — MSDTDGPTLDGVLDQMENLSGGDDRQITVEEIINCLGKHSFASTILAFSLISTSPASGIPGVTAFVGLVVMFLVVQMIVGRDSLWLPGFVMRRDIAADKLREGVKWLRRPVRFVDRFLHERTTFLLHRPWIYLPLIMVLLLTMFMPFMEIVPTSGSIASAMIAIFAAGYLMRDGRVVILAMILMSLLPVGVAWFFIGR; from the coding sequence ATGAGCGACACAGATGGGCCTACTCTTGACGGTGTGCTTGACCAGATGGAAAATCTTTCCGGCGGCGATGATCGGCAGATCACGGTGGAAGAGATTATTAACTGCCTTGGCAAACATTCTTTTGCTTCGACCATACTTGCGTTCAGCCTAATCTCTACATCGCCCGCCAGTGGCATACCTGGAGTTACGGCTTTCGTTGGTCTGGTGGTCATGTTCTTGGTGGTGCAGATGATCGTGGGCCGCGATAGTTTGTGGCTGCCGGGGTTTGTCATGCGCCGTGATATCGCGGCTGATAAGCTCCGCGAAGGTGTTAAATGGCTACGCCGTCCGGTGAGATTTGTTGACCGGTTTTTGCACGAGCGTACGACGTTCCTGCTCCATCGCCCATGGATTTACCTGCCACTGATCATGGTCCTGTTGCTCACTATGTTCATGCCGTTCATGGAGATCGTCCCCACGTCGGGTTCCATTGCATCGGCCATGATCGCCATATTCGCCGCGGGCTATCTTATGCGTGACGGTAGGGTGGTGATCTTGGCAATGATCCTGATGTCTCTGCTGCCTGTGGGTGTTGCATGGTTCTTTATTGGGCGCTGA